Part of the Streptomyces sp. NBC_01264 genome, GCGCGGTGCCGATGTTGACCTTGCGGATGCCGCCGGCGACGGCCGCGGCGAGTTCGGCGTCCGGCAGGCCGGAGGAGCCGTGCAGCACCAGCGGGACGTCGACCGACTTGGCGAGGCGGCCGAGCAGCGCGTGGTCCAGGGCGGCGGTCCGGCTGGTCATGGCGTGGCTGCTGCCGATGGCGACGGCCAGCGCGTCGACTCCGGAGTCGGCGACGAACCGCCGCGCCTCGTCCGGGTCGGTACGGGCGCCGGGTGCGTGCGGGTCCAGCGGCGCGGCCCCGTTCTTGCCGCCGACCTCGCCCAGTTCGGCCTCGATCCAGAGCCCGTTGACGTGCGCCCAGTCGGCGGCGGAGCGGGTGGCCTCCAGGTTCTCGGCGTAGGGGAGGTGCGCGGCGTCGTACATGACCGAGCTGAATCCGGCGTCCACGGCCTGCCGGAGCAGTTCGGAGCTCTTGACGTGGTCCAGGTGCAGCCCGACGGGGACCCCGGCGGCCTCGGCGACGGCGACGGCCGCCCGGCTGATCGGCAGCAGCGCCCCGCCTCGGAACTTGACCGCGTTCTCGCTGAGTTGGAGGATCACGGGCAGTCCGGCGGCTTCGGCGCCCGCGACGACCGCTTCGGCGTGCTCCAGCGTGATGATGTTGAAGGCGGGGACGGCGCGCCCCCGAGCCGCAGCCTCCAGGACGAGCCCGCCGGCGGGGACGAGGCTCATCGGACGGCCTCCTCGCCCGTGGTGAGGATGACGGACCGGGTCAGGTTGCGCGGAGCGTCCGGGTCCAGCCCCTGGTGGGCGGCGACGGCGACGGCCAGGCGGTGCACGCGGACCAGCTCGGCGAGCGGGTCGAGGTGCCCGGCCACCCACTGGGCTCCGGTCCCCCGGACCTGTTCGGCGAGCCCTTCGGGGGCGTCGCCGAGCGACCAGGTGGCGGTGCCGGGCGCGGAGACGCTGATGGGGCCGTGCCGGTACTCCATGGCGGGGTAGGACTCGGCCCAGGCCAGGGCGGCTTCGCGCATCTTCAGAGCGGCCTCGTTGGCGAGCCCGACGCTCCAGCCCCGCCCGAGGAAGGTGAACTGCCCCCGGGTCTCCAGCTCCGCCGGGAGCGGGTCGGCCAGTGCGGCGCGCGCGTCGGCGACGACGGAGGGACTGTGCAGGCCGACGTGGGCGCGCAGCAGGGTGAGGGCGGTGGTGGCGAAGCGGGTCTGGACGACGGACTGCTCGTCGGCGAAGTCCAGGACGACGAGCGCGTCGGCGAGGGTGATGACGGGGGTGGCGGGGTCTCCGATGACGGCGGTGGTGGGCACGCCGGCGTCCCGCAGCCCGGCGAGCAGGTCGAGGACCTCGGTGGTGGTCCCCGACCGGGTCAGCGCGACGACCCGGTCGTAGCGCCGGTGGCGGGGGAACTCCGATGCGGGGAAGGCGTCGGTCTCGCCCTGCCCGGCCTCCTCGCGCAACACGGCGGCGGCCTGGGCCATGTAGTACGAGGTCCCGCATCCGACGATCGCGGTACGCTCCCCCGGCCGCGGCAGCACCGCGCGGTGTTCCGGGGCCAGTTCGGCGGCCCGTTCCCAGCATGCGGGCTGCGTGCCCAACTCGTACGCGACATGGCTCATGGCGGCTCCCTAGCGCAGTGCGTGCACCTCTGAGTGCTTGTTCCTGCAAGATACTGGGCTCTTTCAGGCAACTTCAAGCATCTCAGGGATGATCTCCTGCGTTAATCTCGACGTGTAGGCCAAGAGGGAGCGCCGGAGCGAACGGCGAAGCGAATATCGAAGACAAGACCGGAAGGGCGGCCGATGACCCGCAAGGAACGCTGGCAGACACTGCTGGACCTGCTGGTGGAGCGGGGCGAGCTGGAAGTGGAACCCGCCGCCGAGACCCTCGGCGTGTCCGCCGCCACGATCCGGCGCGACCTCGACCAGCTCGCCGAGCAGCAGCTGCTGGTCCGCACGCGCGGCGGAGCGGTCCTGCACGGGGTCTCGTACGAACTCCCGCTGCGCTATCGCACCTCGCGCCGGGCCGCCGAGAAGAGCCGTATCAGCGAGACCGTCGCGGCGCTGATCGTCCCGGGCGAGGTCATCGGCCTGACCGGCGGCACCACGACCACCGAGGTGGCGCGCGCGCTGGCCGCCCGGCCCGACCTCGCCACAGGCTCGCCCGCGCTCACCGTGGTCACCAACGCGCTGAACATCGCGGGCGAGCTGGTCATCAGACCGCAGTTCAAGATCGTGCTCACGGGCGGTGTGGCCCGGCCCCAGTCCTACGAGCTCACCGGCCCCCTCGCCATGGAAGTGCTCGGGCAGCTCTCGGTGGACACCGCCGTCGTCGGCGTGGACGCCTTCGATCCGGCCGACGGGGCCGCCACCCGCCACGAGGACGAGGCGGCCATGAACCGGCTGCTCTGCGAGCGCGCCCGCCGCGTGG contains:
- a CDS encoding class II fructose-bisphosphate aldolase, producing the protein MSLVPAGGLVLEAAARGRAVPAFNIITLEHAEAVVAGAEAAGLPVILQLSENAVKFRGGALLPISRAAVAVAEAAGVPVGLHLDHVKSSELLRQAVDAGFSSVMYDAAHLPYAENLEATRSAADWAHVNGLWIEAELGEVGGKNGAAPLDPHAPGARTDPDEARRFVADSGVDALAVAIGSSHAMTSRTAALDHALLGRLAKSVDVPLVLHGSSGLPDAELAAAVAGGIRKVNIGTALNVAMTEAIRTHLTAADPRPYLTAAREAMTATAAAMISALN
- a CDS encoding SIS domain-containing protein, with product MSHVAYELGTQPACWERAAELAPEHRAVLPRPGERTAIVGCGTSYYMAQAAAVLREEAGQGETDAFPASEFPRHRRYDRVVALTRSGTTTEVLDLLAGLRDAGVPTTAVIGDPATPVITLADALVVLDFADEQSVVQTRFATTALTLLRAHVGLHSPSVVADARAALADPLPAELETRGQFTFLGRGWSVGLANEAALKMREAALAWAESYPAMEYRHGPISVSAPGTATWSLGDAPEGLAEQVRGTGAQWVAGHLDPLAELVRVHRLAVAVAAHQGLDPDAPRNLTRSVILTTGEEAVR
- a CDS encoding DeoR/GlpR family DNA-binding transcription regulator, encoding MTRKERWQTLLDLLVERGELEVEPAAETLGVSAATIRRDLDQLAEQQLLVRTRGGAVLHGVSYELPLRYRTSRRAAEKSRISETVAALIVPGEVIGLTGGTTTTEVARALAARPDLATGSPALTVVTNALNIAGELVIRPQFKIVLTGGVARPQSYELTGPLAMEVLGQLSVDTAVVGVDAFDPADGAATRHEDEAAMNRLLCERARRVVIAADSSKLGVRAFARIVSTDAVDVLVTDTGLSPSVTEAFEAAGVEVIRA